Proteins encoded by one window of bacterium:
- a CDS encoding methylated-DNA--[protein]-cysteine S-methyltransferase, with the protein MTAGASEKGICFLEWHDRGGVDRIKARVERRYRRQVVSGENQHLEKLRDELARYFEGKLSTFTVQLDIAGTEFERTVWKQLLKIPYGETRSYGQMAVDLNRPGAQRAVGRANGANYVSIVIPCHRVIEATGKLRGYGGGLWRKEWLLKLEHSQRTLAL; encoded by the coding sequence ATGACCGCCGGCGCGAGCGAGAAGGGGATCTGTTTTCTCGAATGGCATGACCGTGGCGGTGTCGACCGCATCAAGGCACGTGTGGAAAGGCGGTATCGCCGGCAGGTCGTATCGGGGGAGAATCAGCATCTCGAGAAACTTCGCGATGAACTGGCGCGCTATTTCGAGGGAAAGCTTTCAACCTTCACAGTCCAGTTGGATATCGCCGGAACAGAATTTGAGCGGACAGTCTGGAAGCAGCTTCTCAAAATTCCGTATGGCGAGACTCGCTCGTATGGTCAGATGGCGGTCGATCTGAATCGACCCGGCGCGCAACGCGCGGTCGGACGAGCCAACGGCGCGAATTATGTTTCGATCGTCATTCCGTGCCATCGAGTGATCGAAGCAACGGGGAAACTTCGCGGCTACGGCGGCGGCCTCTGGCGCAAAGAGTGGCTGCTGAAGCTGGAGCATTCCCAGCGAACGCTGGCGTTGTAA
- a CDS encoding serine/threonine protein kinase, whose product MEEQPKPFHDMDETESVSGNQPPRPVPTQLGPFIIESLIGSGGMGSVYRAFDESMKRPVALKVLHPSIGQSVAYQRFDREAWIVGQLDHPNIIRVYSRGEEAEIHFLAMELADGGSLADRLLQIRKEASKSGDVTATITTEYIHNVLAKFIDLCEAVEYVHNKGFFHRDIKPNNILLTESGSRLKLTDFGIAHADDMTSMTRAGDFMGTLKYMSPEQLAAHRADIDKRTDIYSLGVTLYELLTLQLPYDGDTDEKYVSAILAGRSVPARRRHARIPMDVETVLMKATEHDPQGRYQSAHEFALDLKAILENRPITARRTGLLGRAHKFVKRHRPTITIGVSVAIILVATIAYFESWRNRSLDRIRIVQVLQTVVASGKAPVELEHDWSRLWPLLVKEVNGGNDDSLEFWFHRAIQPRLPLQDELRDKPIVMSRSVSLFPIGATDSGQTFALVTRISELGVSDVFEPTATAWSYYSLAQPAGGFGYEMNTARPAAGVSGLLRIKLRIISEHYRHGVIYTDETTEAEPTAYNNSGISLSDIPIVIKDPSKGDRLEPFLTDTTFAEYSIVRIVPTDRTR is encoded by the coding sequence ATGGAAGAGCAACCCAAGCCATTCCATGATATGGATGAGACAGAATCCGTTTCTGGCAATCAGCCTCCACGTCCAGTTCCAACTCAGCTGGGCCCCTTTATTATAGAATCTCTCATTGGCAGCGGGGGAATGGGTTCCGTCTATCGCGCCTTCGATGAGTCTATGAAACGCCCAGTGGCGCTCAAAGTCCTCCACCCATCAATCGGACAATCAGTTGCTTATCAGCGATTTGATCGTGAAGCTTGGATTGTTGGCCAGCTGGACCATCCCAATATTATCCGAGTGTACAGTCGGGGGGAGGAAGCGGAAATACACTTCCTGGCCATGGAGCTTGCCGATGGTGGTTCTCTAGCGGACAGACTCCTTCAAATAAGAAAGGAAGCGTCGAAAAGCGGCGATGTCACGGCCACCATCACGACAGAGTATATACACAATGTGTTAGCGAAATTTATAGACCTCTGTGAAGCCGTCGAGTATGTGCACAACAAGGGCTTCTTTCATCGTGATATTAAGCCGAACAACATTCTCCTGACAGAATCAGGCTCGCGTTTGAAGTTGACTGATTTTGGCATTGCTCACGCAGACGATATGACCAGCATGACGCGCGCGGGTGACTTCATGGGGACGCTCAAGTATATGTCGCCAGAACAGCTGGCTGCGCATCGTGCCGACATCGACAAGCGCACTGACATCTATTCACTGGGGGTTACACTTTACGAACTCTTGACGTTACAACTCCCCTACGACGGCGACACTGACGAGAAATACGTAAGCGCGATCCTCGCTGGACGGTCCGTGCCGGCAAGACGCCGTCACGCCCGAATTCCGATGGACGTAGAAACGGTCCTGATGAAAGCAACTGAACACGATCCTCAAGGGCGGTATCAAAGTGCCCATGAATTTGCGTTGGATCTGAAAGCCATTTTGGAGAATCGGCCGATCACGGCACGTCGAACAGGACTGCTTGGCAGAGCTCACAAATTCGTAAAGCGTCATCGTCCAACGATAACGATCGGAGTTTCCGTTGCCATAATCCTTGTGGCAACAATTGCTTACTTTGAAAGTTGGCGGAACCGCTCGCTGGACAGGATTAGGATCGTTCAAGTTTTGCAGACGGTCGTTGCTTCGGGGAAAGCGCCAGTGGAGCTGGAGCATGATTGGAGTCGGCTGTGGCCATTGCTTGTGAAGGAAGTCAATGGAGGCAATGATGATTCTCTTGAGTTCTGGTTCCATCGAGCCATTCAGCCACGACTCCCTTTGCAAGATGAGCTGAGAGATAAACCAATCGTTATGTCGCGATCCGTTTCTCTTTTTCCCATTGGCGCTACAGATAGCGGACAGACTTTCGCCCTTGTCACCAGAATAAGCGAACTAGGTGTTAGCGATGTCTTTGAACCGACAGCAACGGCTTGGAGTTACTATTCCCTTGCCCAGCCTGCTGGGGGATTCGGGTACGAAATGAATACGGCTCGACCGGCAGCTGGAGTTTCAGGGTTACTCAGAATCAAATTGCGGATCATATCAGAGCACTACAGGCATGGAGTAATTTACACTGATGAAACCACGGAGGCTGAACCAACCGCTTACAACAATTCAGGAATCTCGCTCAGCGACATTCCAATCGTCATCAAAGATCCGTCGAAGGGAGATCGTCTTGAACCATTCTTGACCGATACTACCTTTGCGGAGTACTCAATCGTGCGAATAGTGCCGACCGACCGCACTCGTTGA
- a CDS encoding RtcB family protein, translating to MDIRNLSAEPLGKLFSWLPPDLQAETVVFLPDACPGKSPLPTGTAVLTSQSNWRKFAVSDCGCGMRLLASDLDRTRLTRETWNEVASLLRLNKGRVGDLGGGNHFLDALVPVDGGPLHFLIHTGSRNESGLVDALIDQPARFDEEFGRIVKWASENRAGVQHALEHLFGPLSVVYDLPHNTFEQLADGRVIIRKGSIRLYPGEVCVIPSHMSGDVSLLRATDKVSESLYSMSHGTGRTMSRGECKPLADTFDFEDLRSRILMPDGIEDSSLRTEGPYAYRDLDECLMLIDGYVEEIQRFRVIGYMGHLG from the coding sequence ATGGATATTCGCAATCTGTCTGCTGAACCGCTTGGCAAACTCTTCTCCTGGCTGCCGCCTGACCTTCAAGCAGAGACCGTAGTCTTTCTCCCCGACGCATGCCCCGGCAAATCCCCCCTTCCGACGGGAACTGCGGTGCTGACCTCACAGTCAAACTGGCGCAAGTTCGCCGTGTCTGATTGCGGATGCGGCATGCGACTGCTGGCATCAGATCTTGACCGAACCCGATTGACTCGCGAGACCTGGAACGAAGTAGCTTCTTTACTTCGATTGAACAAAGGGCGCGTTGGCGATCTGGGAGGAGGGAATCATTTCCTTGATGCGTTGGTGCCGGTCGACGGCGGGCCTTTGCATTTCCTGATCCACACTGGTTCGCGCAATGAATCCGGGCTGGTGGATGCCCTGATCGATCAGCCTGCGCGCTTTGACGAAGAGTTCGGACGAATCGTCAAGTGGGCCTCGGAGAACCGTGCGGGTGTGCAGCATGCGCTGGAGCATCTGTTTGGTCCACTGTCGGTAGTATATGATCTTCCACACAATACCTTCGAACAGCTCGCCGATGGCCGGGTGATTATCCGGAAAGGATCGATCCGACTTTATCCCGGTGAAGTCTGTGTGATACCGTCGCACATGTCCGGCGATGTTTCGCTCTTGCGAGCGACCGACAAAGTCAGCGAGTCGCTCTATTCGATGAGCCATGGCACCGGTCGAACGATGTCGCGTGGCGAATGCAAGCCGCTGGCGGATACGTTTGATTTCGAGGACTTGCGGAGTCGTATTCTGATGCCGGACGGTATCGAGGATTCATCGCTGAGAACCGAGGGGCCATACGCTTACCGGGATCTCGATGAGTGCCTGATGTTGATCGACGGCTACGTCGAGGAGATCCAGCGTTTCCGTGTGATCGGGTATATGGGACACCTGGGGTGA
- a CDS encoding methylphosphotriester-DNA--protein-cysteine methyltransferase family protein, whose protein sequence is MKTISYQQMVRAMQTNDSSFNGRFYVGVHSTGIFCLPSCRARLPKLQNVRFYPTREDAIGAGLRGCKRCRAERFPNNLPAWLYELIRRMREQREERMSEKRLVEIAGVDVSTIRRHFKESLGMTPLAFHRKLRLEHARELIEKGERYLDAAYAVGYESPSAFRDAFVRQFGKTPGEYYAQH, encoded by the coding sequence ATGAAAACGATCTCTTACCAGCAGATGGTCCGGGCTATGCAAACCAACGATTCTTCTTTCAATGGCCGCTTTTATGTCGGTGTCCATTCGACCGGGATCTTCTGCCTCCCGTCATGTCGCGCGCGACTGCCCAAACTCCAGAATGTCCGTTTTTATCCGACCCGCGAGGATGCTATCGGTGCCGGGCTCCGTGGATGCAAACGTTGCCGTGCCGAACGATTCCCGAATAATCTCCCTGCCTGGCTGTATGAACTGATCCGCCGGATGAGAGAACAGCGCGAGGAACGGATGTCGGAGAAGCGGTTGGTTGAGATCGCCGGTGTCGATGTTTCCACTATTCGTCGACACTTCAAAGAATCACTCGGCATGACTCCATTGGCGTTTCATCGCAAACTGCGCCTTGAACATGCGCGCGAACTGATCGAGAAGGGGGAGCGGTATCTCGATGCTGCCTATGCGGTCGGCTATGAATCGCCATCGGCCTTCCGCGATGCATTCGTCCGTCAATTCGGTAAAACCCCGGGGGAGTATTATGCCCAGCACTAA